The sequence ACTTCTTCCGTCCCTACCAGTCGCGGGCCGACAACATTTCCACCTTTCTGCCTCTGGAATTCGAGCCGCCCCTGAACGGACAGGTGGTGCTGGCCGGATCTCCCCAGGCGCTGGCCTTCGGGTTGGAAGACGCCGGAGAGCGCGGACTGGTCTTGCCCGACCGCAACGACTTCTCGCCCCAAATCGCCATCGCCTATTCGCCCTGGGGAAATCAGCAGTTCGTGCTGCGGGCCAACTATTCCATCGATCACGATCCGCCCCGCGAGTTCGTTTTCATCCGCAATCTGGGGCGCAACTTTCCTTTCTTCTTCTCCCAATTGGCCCGTTCCGATTCTGAGACGCCCCAGTTGCAGCTTTCCGATCCTTTCCAAAACGTCACCCAGCGCCAGCTGACTTTTCACGGCATCGAGCCCAACGCCCGCACGCCCTACATTCAAGAATGGGGCCTGCGGCTGCAAGCCGAGCCGATCCAGCGCTGGGTGGTGGAGGCGGGCTACGAAGGGTCGCGGGGATTGGGCTGGTGGAGGTCGTTGCCTTCAAACGTACCCTTGCCTGGAGAAGGCGACATCCAGCCTCGCCGTCCCAACCCCGAATTCGGGCTCTTCAACATCGAGGTTTCGGGCGGAAGCTGGTCTTACCATGCCCTGGAGGTCGAGGTAGAACGTCGGCTCTCAGACGGGTTCTCGCTGACCGCCGACTACACTTGGCAGAACAGCATGAACGACTTGACCGATAATCCCGCCAACCCGCGCAACCTGGACGCCGAGCGGGCCCTCAACGGTCCCCGTCACGTCTTCGAAATCAACTATCTCTGGGACCTGCCTCTGGGACGCAACGCCGGCGGACTGTGGGGCGCTCTGGTCAAGGGTTGGCGGATTTCCGGCATCACCCGCTTGCGCAGCGGCGGTCCCTTCAGCGTCACGGTTTCCGGCGATCCCAACAACGATGGACTCTCGGGCGACCGTCCCGACCTGGTCGGCTCCACCCGCTCCGGCTTCACGCCCAACGTGGACGAGTGGTTCGATACCTCCATCTTCGCCCCCGCGGCAGGCCCCTTCGGGACGGCCGGTCGCAACATCCTTTACGGTCCCGGCCGGCAGGTTTGGGACCTGGCTTTCTCCAAGCGGGCCCGCATCAGCGACTCCGACGTGCTGGAGTTGCGTGTGCAATTATTCAACGCCTTCAACCACGTCAACTTCGGCCTGCCCGACAGCGACTTGAGCAGTTCGGTTTTCGGAAAGATCTTTTCCGCCGACGAGGCTCGCGAGATCGAGATCGCCATCAAGTACTCATTCTGATGCGGGAAGCCGCCGTTCAGGTTAGGCCAAGGCTCGCAGGCTGCGCAGGCTTTCCTGGATTAGCGAGAAGTCCTCTTCCGAGAGCGGTTGTCGTCCGTAGCGGCTGGAGTAGTAGAGCTGGGTGATGCGGGAGGGGGCGGCTGATCCCAGGCGCCGGCCCACGCGGGCGGCGAATTCGGCCGGCGTTTCCCAGCTTTCGCGCGGCAGTCCTTTGCGTTCCAGCAGGTCCAGCATCTCCAGGTAGTACTCAGGCGCGATCTCGGCGGTGTGGCTGCCCAGGATGCGTTTCTTGAGAAAGGCCCGCAGGTAGCGGCGGTAGCGATAGGCGGTCCAGGCGGCCAGGCTCAGCAGCAGGAGCCAAAAGGAGGCCTGCAAGGCCAGGTCGTAGCGGGCGTGGATGCCCTTCCACCAGGCGCTCAGGAGCTGTTTGAGAGCTTGCGGCGTCTCCAGCAGCCAGATCAAGGCTCTGCGCAGCGAGATGATGACGGACTGGATGAGTCCGATCTGCTTCATCTGGTCGAAAGTGACGATCTCGCTCCAGAAGATGTCGAGTGCTTGCAGCAATTGGCCGGCCATGCGCACGGGATAGCTGGAAGCGTTGACGGGGGCCGGCGGCGTGGGGTCGAACTCCACCCATCCGGCTCCGGGAAAGTAACCTTCGGCCCAACTGTGAGCGTCCGACTGACGCACCACGAAGTGTCCGCTCCACTCGTTGTACTCGCCCTTGCGGAAACCGTTGACCACCCGCGAAGGAATCCCCAGCGTCCGCATCATGACGGCCTGAGCGGTGGCGAAGAACTCGCAGTGTCCGACCAAGCCCACGAAGAGAAAGTGGGTGAGTGGATCGTCGGCCAGGGCCGAGCGGTTTTCCAGCGAGTAGCCGTAGTTTCCGCGCAGGTATTCCTCGATGAGCAGGGCCTTGCCCAGGTCGCTGCGTTCGCCGAAGGAGATGTCTTGGGCCAAGTCGCGAATGCGGCTGTTCAGGTTGGGAGGGAGCTGAAGGTAAGGCCGCATGAATCGGTCCGGCAGGCGTCCTTGGCGGGCGGCGTTGATGCGCTCCCGGTGCGAGATGAGGTCGGAGAAGACGGTATAGGATCCCGGCTGGGCGCTGGCCCGGTAGAGGTTGAGCGACTGGTCGTAGAAGAAACGCTGGAAGCGGGCTCCGCTGCGCAGCGCCACCGCCGGCGAGGCGCCGAAAACCATGGGACTGGGCAACTCGGTCACCACCCGCTGGCGCAGCAGGTCTTCCTGGGACCGCCGCGATCGCGGGACCAGAAAGATCTGGTCTTCTTCGCTCCACCTGAGGCGGTCGCGGTTCTGGCTGGGATTGACCCATCCCCGCCCTGTAAACCCGGAAAGGGTGATCCCGCGCCATTTCAGGTCTGGAGGAAGCTCGCCGGGCGGACGGTCGACCTGCACCCTCATGACGGTGGCCGAGTTTTCAATGATGCGTCCCAGGTCGCCCAGATTGACGTGATCGGAGAATCCGCTCAGTTGCTGGTTGGGGTTATGGTCGGGCGGAAAGAATCCCAGGCTGGTGCGAGGAATAAGTACGAAGATGGGGATGGCGATAAGTGCGATCAGCAACGCCACCCCCGCCGTCATTTTGAGATAGCTGGTCAGGGAAAAGGCGGCTCCCGCATTGTCGCGGTAAGCCCTGCGGCTCTCGAAAAGCAGCAGGGTGAAGATGGCCAGCGTCACCCAGATCATCAGAGAGGCCAGAAAAACGGCGGAAATCGTGTAGGCTGAGGCCACCAGCAGGAATCCCAGCGAGATGAGATAGACGATCGAGTAGTCCTTGTCGTTGCTTCTCCCATAGAGCTTGAGCAATCCCGCCAGCAAGAGCAGATGAACCGTACCCTCCACGAAGCTGGAGAGCAGCAGGTAGTCGAGGAGCATGAAGAGCACTACCGCCAGCAGCAGCAGCACCTGGCGTCCAAGGGAAAGCGGACGCGGACCCATCTTGTAGCTGAAGAACACCAGCGGCACCACCATCAGCCCCAGGGCCAGGCTGACGGCCTGAGAGACTACCAGCGTGGCGAATCCGCACAGGAAGAGCAGGCAGGTGGCCAACTGGAAGGTCTGCTCCTGTGACCAGGCTGATTCGCTGTAGCGGTTTCCGTTGCGGCTCAACATGGGCTCAACCAGTTTCTCACACTCCCGCCCCAGGTCGCGGCTTAAACGCTACAGCCCTTGTGGGCGAGGACTCGGGGCTGTCGTCAGCATCTTCTTGGCGGGCCTTATCGGCCTCTTCGTCCCGCGCCGAGACCTCGTCGGCATCGGCTGAGGCCAGCGGAGGCAGCCGCAGGTAGTCGATGCAGGTCAGGCCATCGCTTTGCTCGCTTTTGCCGGCGGCGAAGAGAATGGCGGTCCCTTCAGCCTCGTAGGCCCGCAGCCGTTTGCGGGAGGCGGGCGCAACTTGAGAAAGATACTGCATGAGCGCTTCGTACTCGCCAATCGACCCCTTGAGCACCGACTGGTATTCTCCCGAGTCAAAGCTAAAGCGGCGGCCCCGCAGGTAGAAACGCTCGGCCAGCGAAGCGATGCAGCTCACCGCGTCCTCGAAGCAGCGCAGCGATTCCTGGTCGCGGGAGGGCAGATAGGTGGAAAACATCACTTTGAGAGGACGGTCTTCATCGCGGGCGAAGTCCTTGACCATCAACTGCCCCTGCTTGGCGGTAGCCTTCCAATGAACGAAGCGGGCCATGTCTCCGCTGCGGTAAGGACGGATGTTGTAGAGGGAGCCGCCCAGTCCCTTGCGGTTGCTTTCGCGCAGTCCTTCACGCAGCAAGGGAAAGTGCATCCACAGGGCGTCCAGGTCGATGCGGGCGGGATAGACGATGACCTGCCCCTGCACCTCCATGGAGCGTCCGCGGGTGAAGAATCCGAAGGGAAAAGAGGTGTGAACCTGGAAGCGCTCCACCGTGTAGACGCCGCGGTTGGGAAAGCGGCAGTCGACGCGGAGGCTGGCGTTCCCTCCGGGAGGAATGAACGGGAAAGCGGTTTCCTGCACTTCGGCCGAGCCCTGGCCGCCGGCTAAGGAAAAGCGTCCGCTGAGGTGGAGGGCGAAAGTGGGCAATCGCTTCTTGAGGTTCTCCAAGGACAGAAAGAAGATCACCTTCTGGCGGGCGTGGATGGCCGCCGGAAGGTTAAGGCTGACCTTGAGCTTGCGCAGCATGGCGTTGGCCACCATTCCCGACACGATCAGCGAAGCCAGCAACACCGAGAGCACCAGAATCAGCAGGTTGTTTCCGGTATTGAAGGAAGCGAAGGCGATGGCCAGCACGGTGAGCAGGTAGAGAGCTCCCCGTTGAGTGACGCGGAAGGTATGAGCTGTGCGGAAACCCTCTCCCCGCATCTTCTGAATCAGGCGCGGTACCAGGGTCACGCACACCACCACGGCCAGCAGCAGGGCCAAAATGGCCAGGACGCGCGACATGCGGAACTGTCCGTTGCGGTTGGCATAGTTGCTGAAGACGGCCAGCAGCACGGCCATCAACAGATAGAGAGCGGGGAGGATGACCGAGCGCAGGCTGCGCCTGGAAGCGGAAGCCTCCTTCTGCTGGGACGCTTGGCCTGCTGTCTGGGCGGATTCCACGGGGCCTCCTCGCCGTTTTCGCGGGAAAGCGTTGCCTGGGATGATTTTCAGAGTGGCACCGGGATTTTCTTGAGCAGGTTCTCGATCACCGATGCGGCTTCCTGGCTGTCATCCAAGGGTGACGAGTACTTGGGGGAGACGGTCACGCGGTGGGCGAAGACCGGAACCACCAGGTCCTTGATATCGTCGGGGACGCAGTATTCGCGTCCCGCCAGGTAGGCGGCCGCCTGGGCCGCCCGGTAGAGGGCCAGGGCTCCCCGCGGACTGATGCCCAACTGCAGGTACTCGCTTCGCCGGGTGGCCTCCACCACCGCCATCAGGTAGTCGAGGAGTTCTTCCGAGAGCTGCACTTTGTCGACCGCCTGCTGGGCCGCGATCACTTCTTCAGCCGTCATCACCGGAATCAGTCGGTCGGCCATCTGATAGGTGATCTGGGAGCGCAGGATCTGCTTTTCGTCCTCTCGTCCGGGGTAGCCGATGCGCAGCCGCATCATGAAACGGTCCACCTGCGATTCGGGCAGCGGATAGGTCCCGTGGTGCTCGATGGGGTTTTGGGTGGCGATGACGATGAAGGGCTGGGGCAGGGAATGGGTGCGGTCGTCGACGCTCACCTTGCCTTCGCTCATGGCCTCCAGCAGGGCGCTTTGGGTCTTGGGCGTGGTGCGGTTGATTTCGTCGGCCAGCACCACGTTGGCAAAGAGCGGGCCCTTGCGGAATTCGAACTGGCGCTCCAACTGGTTAAACACGGAAACGCCGGTGAGGTCGGAGGGGAGCAGGTCTGAAGTGAACTGGATGCGCTGAAACGTGCAGTCGAAAGAGCGGGCCAAAGCATGGGCCAAAGTGGTCTTGCCCACGCCCGGTACGTCCTCGATGAGCAGGTGCCCCTTGGAGAGCAGAGTCACCAGCGCCAGGCGCACCACTTCGTGCTTGCCCCGGATGACTTTCTCGACCGAGGCTTGCAGGGCTTCCAGCTTATTGGCGAGTTCCCTTTCGGCGGCCAGTGTGCGCACTGACTTAGGATACATTTTCAACCCGTCTCCGTTCAATCGCAGCGGACAGCTTTTCCCGATGGGTCCACCTATTCAGACGTATCGGTTTCGGCGAGAGTTCCGATGAGGAGGGAATCGGGGATGGCGCATGCTGCCGTCAGCCTGGCCGGTTCACTCCACCCGGCGGTGGATGCGTCCGCCCATGCGCAGCCAGCCGATGGAGCCGTCCTCGAGGCGGATGACGTCGGCGGTGGAGCCCTTGCGGGGACCCTCCAGGACGACCAGTCCGTCTTCGCGGTAGAGCCCCACGGGAAAGGGCGGCCGCGGCGGCGGAACGGGCGCCTCGCGGTTGGGGAATCCTCTCTTGGGGATGAGCTGGGCCAGCAGTTTGCCGTCATTCAGCGTGACCACAACGTCGGAGAATGGGCGTACGTAGCGTCCGACGTACTGGCGCAGGCGCTCCTCTGCGGCTTCGATAGGCTCGGGGTCGGTTACGGTCAATCCCAGGAACGACTCCAGGGCCGCCCGGCGGATCTGGCGCGTGAGCTGGCCGCCGCCTCCGGCGTTGGTGAGCAGTGCGAAGGCGAAGCCGCGCTCGGGGACCAGGGTGAGCATCGAGATCTGTCCCAGCGTGCCGCCCCCATGGGAGACCAGGTCGACTCCCTCGACGCTGTCGACATGCCAGGTGAGCGCCATGCGGGCCTGGGACCCGTGCTTGGTGAGGATGGGCCGGTGCATGCGCTGCAGGGCTTCCGCTGCCAGGACTTCGGGTGCTTCGATTTCGCCCAGGTGGAAACGGGCATAGCGCAGCAGGTCGCGGACGCTGCAAGCCAAGGCGCCGGCGGCGGCTGCGTAGCGTCCTATGGGCCAGGGGCGCAGCACGCGCGCTCCCGAGGAGCCTGCGCCGTGGCCGACGGCGAATCGATGGGTCATCACGTCCGCCGGGCGGATGAAGCATTGCTCCAGTCCCAGCGGATCGAGCACGTGCTCGTGCAGTGCGTCCTCGTAGGTGTCTCCGGTGACGGCCTCGACAACGTGTCCCGCCACCACGAAACCCGAGTTGTTGTAGGACCAGACCGTCCCCAGCGGGGCCAGTTGTTCCACCTCAGCCAGCGCCTCGACGTAGCGGGCGGACGCATCGTCGCCCTCGCCGTATCCCTCGAAGACGTCGCCCTCCCATCCGCCTACGTGGGTGAGCAGGTCGCGGACTGTGGCTTTCTCGCTGGCCTCCGGGTCAGAGACGCGGAAGTCGGGCAGGTAGCGGCGAACCGGCGCGTTTAGATCGAGCTTGCCTTCTTCAGCCAGGCTCAGGAGCAGGGTGCCGGTGAAAGTCTTGGTGATGGATCCGATCTGGAAGAGGGTCTCGTCGGTAACGGTGAGAGGATGATCGACGTTGGTGACGCCCAGGCCCCGGGTGAAGCGCCGGCCCTGGTACATGATGCCGAGGGCCGCCCCCGGCACCCCCAGGCTCTTCATCTCAACCGCCGTCATCTCCGCCAATTCATCGAAACGTGCGTCCAGATCGGCGGGACTGGGGTTCTGCTGGGCCAGGGCCGCCGTTCCCATCACCGCCGCCAGCAGCGCCACGGCTACCATCCGCTGCGGCAAACTTGCACACTTAGCCTGCAGGCACACTTTGACCCCCTTTGCCATCTCGCATCTCCCGTTTGCTGGACCGATTCGACGACCCGCTACTCGGACTCGTCTTCGCTCTCTTCAGCAGCGGGCGGCATGCTGTTGGAGTTGAAGATATCGATGTAGAGCTTCCACGCTCCGCCTTCGTCCTGCTTCCACACCACTACGTACTTGCCTTCCTCCAGCACAGGCTCATCCTGTCCGGGAGGATTCAGGTTCATCGAGAACTGGCCGACATCTACCGCGACCTGGCCGTGAATCTCGAGTTTTTGAATGGTCAGCGTCATGTCCGAGGGGCTCGCGCTTGCGAAAAGATCCGCGAAGAACTGCCGAATGGCCTCGCTTCCTTGAGCGGCTGGCGCGCCCTGGGGCATAAGCGTGGCGTCTTCGCTGTAGAGTCCGACAAGCGCATCCGGATCATGGTTGTTGAAGGCCTCAGCGAACTGGCTATTGACCGCATCGAGGGCCTGCCTGACTTCCGCAGGATCCAGCCCTTCTTCCTCCGCCGGCGCCGCACACCCCGCCAGCAGCAACATCGCGCAAATCCAAGCAACGTACCTCATAGTGCCTCCCCCTTGGGTTGAATTTTGTTTAGGAATTGCTCTGAGGCCCGATGCTAGGCCATTGCGCCGCCCCTGTCAACGGGATTTGGATCGGTTGCGTTTCAGGCCCTGGGCTGGCGGCGTTCCAGTCCATAGAAGATGGTTCCGATGGCGGCGAAGGCCAGCAAGCCGAGGTCGGCATTGCCCAGGGAGAGATAGACCCACTGGATGAGGGCATAGAATCCGGCCACTGCCAGCACAGTAGAAACCAGCGCCGAGAGAACCGGGCCCCCCGGTGCGCTCGAAGTAGGTGGCCAGCCGGGCTAGGGTGATGACCACGGCGGCCATGGCAACCCCGGCCAGGATAAACATCCAGGGTCCCCACCGCCCCAGCGGCGCCAGCGCCGAGGGCAGCGCATAAATCCCGGCCCCGATCATGCTGTTGAGCACAATCAGCCCGGCCCCCCCCCCGATAGCCCGAACCAGCCCTTCAGCCTGTCCTGAATTCCCTGATCCTGCACCGCCCATCCACGGCCCGCCTTCCCGCCGCGGCTCTCCGCGCTTCGGATTCTATTCCTCCGATTCGCCCTCCGGTTGCGCAGTAATCCAATGCAAACCAAAGTGGCATACTTCATCACACAAATCCCCCGTTCAAGAGTCGAGCTGGTTCGGTCAGGCGATGCTAGGCGATCTCCGCTTGCACGTCAACGCACACCCCAGAACACTCGATGGACCATCCTTCTCTCTCAGCCGGGGACTTCAACAATGCACTTCGTGACCCATTTCAGAAAGTCGTTTCGCCCCATCTCGCTGGCCGCAACGGCCAGAATGACCTTTTCAGCCTCGTCGACAGGGCTTCTCAGCTCGTGGCCGTTGAGGAACAGAAAGGTCTCCAGGGCTGCGTGTCCGATGCGCTTGTTGCCGTCCAGGAAAGGATGATTCTTGATTAGAGAGAAGCCGAGAGCGACGGCTTTCTCTTCCAGGGTTTGGTAAAGGTCTTCGCCGCCAAAGCTCATGTGAGGCTGGGCCACGGCGGACTCCAGTGCTGCCGCATCGCGGATTCCGTGAATCCCGCCGCTCTCCTCGATAAGTTGTTGCTGGAGATGCTGGACCTCGCGGAGGGTGAGGAATCGCATCAGCTCAGGCGGCGGTACAGTTCGCGGTTCTTCTTCAGCACGTAGTCCGCTGCCGCTTCGAAGTCGGAATCCATGCGGCCCAGAAAATCGCGGATAGCGGCCGCCGCAAGATCGGCCGGTTTCACCTTGAGCCGATCAGCCTTCTCCGCCAGCTCACGCTTCTGCTCCTTCGTCAGCGGCACTTCCATGGCTTTACCTCCAAGTGAGCAGTATAGCACCGGTGGTCCGGCAAGAATGGCAGAGATCCTATGGGCGACTGATGCGCTTCGTACCTCTGATAGAATCAGGCGATTCGTTCAAGATATTCTCCTTGAGGTTCTTACGATGTTTGATCCAATGACCGCCTCTTTACTAGGTTTCGTTCTCGGCAAGGCCACTGAGAGGGTGATCGTGCCTGCTCGCGAACATTTACTCTAAGGGACTCTTCAAGAAGGTGAGAAGCTGGGCAAGAAGAGACTATTTCGGGTGGCGGCGGTGGGAGAGGGTGGTGGCGACATCTGTCAGGGAGAGGCCGCGGGAGCGGAGGAGGACGGTCAGGTGGTAGAGGAGGTCGGCGGACTCTTCGATGGTGCGGGATTCTTCTTCCAGGGCTGAGACGACGACTTCGACGGCCTCTTCGCCGACTTTTTGGGCCATCTTGGCTAAGCCTGCTTCGAAGAGAGTTGTAGTGTAGGAGTCGGGCGGTCGGTCGCGGTGGCGTTGTTGGATGAGGCGGTCGAGTTCGCCCAGGGACTCCAAGGCGGTGTGGTCGGCGTCCTGGCCGAAGCAGGACGTGCGTCCGGTGTGGCAGGTGGGGCCGGCGGGTTCGGCGATGACCAGCACGGCGTCGTTGTCGCAGTCGGGGCGGATTTCTATGAGGGTCAGGGTGTTGCCCGAGGTTTCGCCCTTGGTCCAGAGTTGGGCGCGGGAGCGGGAATAGAAGGTGACCTGGTTGGTGTCGAGGGTTTTTTGCAGGGCGTCACGGTTCATGTAGGCCAGCATGAGGACGCGTCCAGTGCGGGCGTCCTGCACCACGGCGGGGATGAGGCCGTTCATTTTGTCCCAGGCCAGGGTATTGATGAGGCTTTTGGTCATTTGGAAGATCTCGCAGCCTAGTTTATTGCACCCTTAAAGGGTTTGTTTTCCCTGGGATCTGAACCCAGGGTTCTGCCCTTGCTGCGCTTCGCTTGCCGCGGGCGCCACCCTGGGCTAGTGAATTGCCCGCCTTCAGCGAGCTCGGACTCTCGTTCAACACAAATAGCACCTGCCCTCATTCGCTTCTGCCAGCATCAACTCGCCTCCCGGATGGGGCGGATGGGGATTCCGTGGCGGGAGAGGTAGTCTTTGACTTCGGCGATCGAGTGCTTGCCGTAGTGGAAGATGCTGGCGGCCAGGACGGCGTCGGCTTTGCCGTCGCGCAAGCCCTCTAACAGGTGTCGGGGGGAACCGGCGCCGCCGGAGGCGATGACGGGGATGCGCACCAGTTCGGAAACGCGGCCTAAGAGGTCGAGGTCGTAGCCGTCCTGGGTGCCGTCGCGGTCCATCGAGGTGAGAAGGATTTCGCCGGCGCCCAGCTCTTCGGCCTGGACGATCCACTGCAGGGCGTCGGATCCGGCGTCGCGGCGGCCGCCGTGGGTGAAGACGCCCCAGGAGTCGTCCTGGCGCCGCTTGGCGTCCACGGCCACGATGATGCATTGCGAGCCGAAGGCCCGGGCCCCTTCGCGCACCAGGTCGGGATTTTTGATGGCGGCCGAGTTGATGGATACCTTGTCGGCTCCGGCGCGCAGCAGTTCACGCATGTCGTCGAGCGACTGGATGCCTCCGCCCACGGTGAAAGGGATGAATATGGATCGCGCCACCCGCCGCACCCATTCCAGCATGGTCTTGCGCTGCTCGTGAGTGGCCGTGATGTCGAGGAAGACCAGTTCGTCGGCGCCTTCGTCGTAGTAGCGGCGTCCCAGCTCCACCGGGTCGCCGGCGTCGCGGATGTTGACGAAGTTGGTGCCCTTGACGACGCGTCCGGCGTCGACGTCGAGGCAGGGAATGATGCGGCGGGCTAACATGAATACCTCCGGTTAACCTGCATCAGCCCACTCCTCCAGCGAGTAGTCGCCTTCGTACATGGCGCGGCCGACGATGGCGCCGGAGACGCCGGCTTGTTGCAGGCGGGTGACGTGGGCGGGGGCGCTGATGCCTCCGGCGGCCAGCAGCAGGACGCCCGTCGGCAATAGTTCGCGCAGGCTCTCATAGGTGGCGTAGTTGGGCTCCTGCAAGGTGCCGTCCGAGGCGATGTCGGTGCAGATGATCTCGGGGAAGCCCAGCTTCTCGATGCGCTCGACGGCCTGTTCCAGGGTCACGTCGCTTTCCTCCAGCCATCCGTGGCTCTTCAGCTTGCCGTCGCGCAGGTCGAGGCTGGCGATAAAAGAGGACTCGCCCCAGCGCTCCATCCACTGGGCCACCGTCTTGGGATCTTCCAGTACCGAGGTGCCCAGGATGAGGTAGCTGACCCGGCTGTCGAGCAGTTGCTGGACGTCGCTTCCGCTGCGGATGCCGCCTCCCGTCTGGACGCGGATCTTCACCCCCCGCGCGATCTGGCCGATGACCTCGCGGTTGACCCCGCTGCCCTCGCGGGCGCCT comes from Acidobacteriota bacterium and encodes:
- a CDS encoding DUF3488 and transglutaminase-like domain-containing protein yields the protein MLSRNGNRYSESAWSQEQTFQLATCLLFLCGFATLVVSQAVSLALGLMVVPLVFFSYKMGPRPLSLGRQVLLLLAVVLFMLLDYLLLSSFVEGTVHLLLLAGLLKLYGRSNDKDYSIVYLISLGFLLVASAYTISAVFLASLMIWVTLAIFTLLLFESRRAYRDNAGAAFSLTSYLKMTAGVALLIALIAIPIFVLIPRTSLGFFPPDHNPNQQLSGFSDHVNLGDLGRIIENSATVMRVQVDRPPGELPPDLKWRGITLSGFTGRGWVNPSQNRDRLRWSEEDQIFLVPRSRRSQEDLLRQRVVTELPSPMVFGASPAVALRSGARFQRFFYDQSLNLYRASAQPGSYTVFSDLISHRERINAARQGRLPDRFMRPYLQLPPNLNSRIRDLAQDISFGERSDLGKALLIEEYLRGNYGYSLENRSALADDPLTHFLFVGLVGHCEFFATAQAVMMRTLGIPSRVVNGFRKGEYNEWSGHFVVRQSDAHSWAEGYFPGAGWVEFDPTPPAPVNASSYPVRMAGQLLQALDIFWSEIVTFDQMKQIGLIQSVIISLRRALIWLLETPQALKQLLSAWWKGIHARYDLALQASFWLLLLSLAAWTAYRYRRYLRAFLKKRILGSHTAEIAPEYYLEMLDLLERKGLPRESWETPAEFAARVGRRLGSAAPSRITQLYYSSRYGRQPLSEEDFSLIQESLRSLRALA
- a CDS encoding DUF58 domain-containing protein → MESAQTAGQASQQKEASASRRSLRSVILPALYLLMAVLLAVFSNYANRNGQFRMSRVLAILALLLAVVVCVTLVPRLIQKMRGEGFRTAHTFRVTQRGALYLLTVLAIAFASFNTGNNLLILVLSVLLASLIVSGMVANAMLRKLKVSLNLPAAIHARQKVIFFLSLENLKKRLPTFALHLSGRFSLAGGQGSAEVQETAFPFIPPGGNASLRVDCRFPNRGVYTVERFQVHTSFPFGFFTRGRSMEVQGQVIVYPARIDLDALWMHFPLLREGLRESNRKGLGGSLYNIRPYRSGDMARFVHWKATAKQGQLMVKDFARDEDRPLKVMFSTYLPSRDQESLRCFEDAVSCIASLAERFYLRGRRFSFDSGEYQSVLKGSIGEYEALMQYLSQVAPASRKRLRAYEAEGTAILFAAGKSEQSDGLTCIDYLRLPPLASADADEVSARDEEADKARQEDADDSPESSPTRAVAFKPRPGAGV
- a CDS encoding AAA family ATPase is translated as MYPKSVRTLAAERELANKLEALQASVEKVIRGKHEVVRLALVTLLSKGHLLIEDVPGVGKTTLAHALARSFDCTFQRIQFTSDLLPSDLTGVSVFNQLERQFEFRKGPLFANVVLADEINRTTPKTQSALLEAMSEGKVSVDDRTHSLPQPFIVIATQNPIEHHGTYPLPESQVDRFMMRLRIGYPGREDEKQILRSQITYQMADRLIPVMTAEEVIAAQQAVDKVQLSEELLDYLMAVVEATRRSEYLQLGISPRGALALYRAAQAAAYLAGREYCVPDDIKDLVVPVFAHRVTVSPKYSSPLDDSQEAASVIENLLKKIPVPL
- a CDS encoding serine hydrolase domain-containing protein; this encodes MVAVALLAAVMGTAALAQQNPSPADLDARFDELAEMTAVEMKSLGVPGAALGIMYQGRRFTRGLGVTNVDHPLTVTDETLFQIGSITKTFTGTLLLSLAEEGKLDLNAPVRRYLPDFRVSDPEASEKATVRDLLTHVGGWEGDVFEGYGEGDDASARYVEALAEVEQLAPLGTVWSYNNSGFVVAGHVVEAVTGDTYEDALHEHVLDPLGLEQCFIRPADVMTHRFAVGHGAGSSGARVLRPWPIGRYAAAAGALACSVRDLLRYARFHLGEIEAPEVLAAEALQRMHRPILTKHGSQARMALTWHVDSVEGVDLVSHGGGTLGQISMLTLVPERGFAFALLTNAGGGGQLTRQIRRAALESFLGLTVTDPEPIEAAEERLRQYVGRYVRPFSDVVVTLNDGKLLAQLIPKRGFPNREAPVPPPRPPFPVGLYREDGLVVLEGPRKGSTADVIRLEDGSIGWLRMGGRIHRRVE
- a CDS encoding DUF4440 domain-containing protein is translated as MLLLAGCAAPAEEEGLDPAEVRQALDAVNSQFAEAFNNHDPDALVGLYSEDATLMPQGAPAAQGSEAIRQFFADLFASASPSDMTLTIQKLEIHGQVAVDVGQFSMNLNPPGQDEPVLEEGKYVVVWKQDEGGAWKLYIDIFNSNSMPPAAEESEDESE
- a CDS encoding type II toxin-antitoxin system death-on-curing family toxin, with product MRFLTLREVQHLQQQLIEESGGIHGIRDAAALESAVAQPHMSFGGEDLYQTLEEKAVALGFSLIKNHPFLDGNKRIGHAALETFLFLNGHELRSPVDEAEKVILAVAASEMGRNDFLKWVTKCIVEVPG
- a CDS encoding DNA-binding protein, whose amino-acid sequence is MEVPLTKEQKRELAEKADRLKVKPADLAAAAIRDFLGRMDSDFEAAADYVLKKNRELYRRLS
- the hisIE gene encoding bifunctional phosphoribosyl-AMP cyclohydrolase/phosphoribosyl-ATP diphosphatase HisIE — protein: MTKSLINTLAWDKMNGLIPAVVQDARTGRVLMLAYMNRDALQKTLDTNQVTFYSRSRAQLWTKGETSGNTLTLIEIRPDCDNDAVLVIAEPAGPTCHTGRTSCFGQDADHTALESLGELDRLIQQRHRDRPPDSYTTTLFEAGLAKMAQKVGEEAVEVVVSALEEESRTIEESADLLYHLTVLLRSRGLSLTDVATTLSHRRHPK
- the hisF gene encoding imidazole glycerol phosphate synthase subunit HisF codes for the protein MLARRIIPCLDVDAGRVVKGTNFVNIRDAGDPVELGRRYYDEGADELVFLDITATHEQRKTMLEWVRRVARSIFIPFTVGGGIQSLDDMRELLRAGADKVSINSAAIKNPDLVREGARAFGSQCIIVAVDAKRRQDDSWGVFTHGGRRDAGSDALQWIVQAEELGAGEILLTSMDRDGTQDGYDLDLLGRVSELVRIPVIASGGAGSPRHLLEGLRDGKADAVLAASIFHYGKHSIAEVKDYLSRHGIPIRPIREAS
- the hisA gene encoding 1-(5-phosphoribosyl)-5-[(5-phosphoribosylamino)methylideneamino]imidazole-4-carboxamide isomerase, whose protein sequence is MLVIPAIDLIGGRCVRLYQGDYQQQRTYSEAPVDQARLFESAGFRRIHVIDLEGAREGSGVNREVIGQIARGVKIRVQTGGGIRSGSDVQQLLDSRVSYLILGTSVLEDPKTVAQWMERWGESSFIASLDLRDGKLKSHGWLEESDVTLEQAVERIEKLGFPEIICTDIASDGTLQEPNYATYESLRELLPTGVLLLAAGGISAPAHVTRLQQAGVSGAIVGRAMYEGDYSLEEWADAG